A single window of Nicotiana tomentosiformis chromosome 1, ASM39032v3, whole genome shotgun sequence DNA harbors:
- the LOC138910750 gene encoding secreted RxLR effector protein 161-like: MDKPGSPVNETMYRGIIGSFLYLTVSKLDIVFRHNFDLVGYADADHVGYLVDRKSISGMEHFLGSCLISWCIKKQNIVALSTIEDEYVDVASCCAQLL; encoded by the exons ATGGACAAACCTGGTTCTCCTGTCAATGAAACTATGTATAGGGGTATCATTGGATCTTTTCTGTACTTGACTGTTAGCAAACTTGATATTGTTTTTA GACATAATTTTGACTTGGttggatatgctgatgctgatcaTGTTGGATATCTGGTGGATCGAAAGAGCATATCTGGAATGGAACATTTTTTAGGGTCATGCTTGATCTCTTGGTGTATAAAGAAACAAAACATTGTGGCTCTTTCTACTATTGAAGATGAATATGTGGATGTTGCCTCTTGTTGTGCTCAACTGCTATAG